One region of Salvia miltiorrhiza cultivar Shanhuang (shh) chromosome 3, IMPLAD_Smil_shh, whole genome shotgun sequence genomic DNA includes:
- the LOC131013927 gene encoding uncharacterized protein LOC131013927 isoform X2, with protein sequence MKSYCILPLSDPKSRLLSSLIISISLVCGVYFVRSAWLRKDFLKFSPVFGLKTADRDTISHECKENWRPMGTESLPKGIISTSSNMEMHPLWGPVSENNKSHHPTGLLAIAVGIDQKGLVNQIVKKFLENDFVVMLFHYDGVVEKWNDLGWSDRVIHVSVVNQTKWWFAKRFLHPDIVDGYEYIFLWDEDLKLDNFHPGRYLSIVKEEALEISQPALDPGKSEVHHPITVRRQRSRCHRRYYKFKGGGRCDENSTAPPCVGWVELMAPVFSRAAWRCVWHLIQNDLIHAWGLDRQLGYCAQGDRTVKVGVVDEEYIVHLGLPTLGGFLDRSKVRLRSYIEMGIFRDRWNKAVNEDECWVDPFNK encoded by the exons ATGAAATCTTACTGt ATACTTCCCTTATCAGATCCTAAAAGCAGATTGCTAAGCAGCCTTATCATAAGCATCTCTTTGGTTTGTGGTGTTTACTTCGTTAGAAGTGCATGGCTGAGgaaagattttttaaag TTTTCACCTGTATTCGGGCTGAAGACAGCAGATCGAGATACAATCTCTCATGAATGCAAG GAAAATTGGCGACCCATGGGTACTGAATCTTTGCCAAAAGGAATTATTTCAACGTCTTCAAACATGGAAATGCATCCATTGTGGGGACCTGTTTCTGAGAAT AACAAGTCACATCATCCAACAGGTTTGCTGGCCATTGCAGTTGGGATAGATCAAAAAGGATTGGTGAACCAAATTGTTAAAAAG TTTCTGGAAAATGATTTCGTCGTGATGCTTTTTCATTATGATGGGGTTGTGGAAAAATGGAATGATTTGGGATGGAGTGACAGAGTCATTCATGTCTCTGTCGTAAACCAAACAAAATG GTGGTTTGCCAAACGGTTTCTACATCCGGATATTGTTGATGGCTATGAGTATATTTTTCTGTGGGATGAGGACCTCAAACTTGACAATTTTCATCCAGGAAG ATATCTATCTATAGTCAAGGAAGAAGCCCTCGAAATATCCCAGCCTGCTCTTGATCCTGGTAAATCTGAGGTGCATCATCCGATTACTGTACGAAGACAGAGGTCAAGGTGTCACAG GAGATACTATAAGTTCAAAGGTGGTGGAAGGTGCGATGAAAACAGTACAGCTCCCCCGTGTGTCGG CTGGGTGGAATTGATGGCACCTGTGTTCTCGAGAGCAGCCTGGCGTTGTGTTTGGCATTTAATACAG AATGACTTAATCCATGCTTGGGGCCTGGATAGGCAACTTGGTTACTGTGCGCAG GGTGATCGGACTGTTAAAGTTGGTGTGGTTGACGAGGAGTATATTGTTCATCTGGGTCTTCCTACACTTGGTGGCTTTTTGGATAGAAGTAAG GTGCGGCTGCGATCCTATATTGAAATGGGTATCTTTAGGGATAGGTGGAATAAAGCGGTGAATGAAGACGAATGCTGGGTTGATCCCTTCAACAAATAG
- the LOC131013927 gene encoding uncharacterized protein LOC131013927 isoform X5 — MGTESLPKGIISTSSNMEMHPLWGPVSENNKSHHPTGLLAIAVGIDQKGLVNQIVKKFLENDFVVMLFHYDGVVEKWNDLGWSDRVIHVSVVNQTKWWFAKRFLHPDIVDGYEYIFLWDEDLKLDNFHPGRYLSIVKEEALEISQPALDPGKSEVHHPITVRRQRSRCHRRYYKFKGGGRCDENSTAPPCVGWVELMAPVFSRAAWRCVWHLIQNDLIHAWGLDRQLGYCAQGDRTVKVGVVDEEYIVHLGLPTLGGFLDRSKEGDMYKFDNRSAVRLRSYIEMGIFRDRWNKAVNEDECWVDPFNK, encoded by the exons ATGGGTACTGAATCTTTGCCAAAAGGAATTATTTCAACGTCTTCAAACATGGAAATGCATCCATTGTGGGGACCTGTTTCTGAGAAT AACAAGTCACATCATCCAACAGGTTTGCTGGCCATTGCAGTTGGGATAGATCAAAAAGGATTGGTGAACCAAATTGTTAAAAAG TTTCTGGAAAATGATTTCGTCGTGATGCTTTTTCATTATGATGGGGTTGTGGAAAAATGGAATGATTTGGGATGGAGTGACAGAGTCATTCATGTCTCTGTCGTAAACCAAACAAAATG GTGGTTTGCCAAACGGTTTCTACATCCGGATATTGTTGATGGCTATGAGTATATTTTTCTGTGGGATGAGGACCTCAAACTTGACAATTTTCATCCAGGAAG ATATCTATCTATAGTCAAGGAAGAAGCCCTCGAAATATCCCAGCCTGCTCTTGATCCTGGTAAATCTGAGGTGCATCATCCGATTACTGTACGAAGACAGAGGTCAAGGTGTCACAG GAGATACTATAAGTTCAAAGGTGGTGGAAGGTGCGATGAAAACAGTACAGCTCCCCCGTGTGTCGG CTGGGTGGAATTGATGGCACCTGTGTTCTCGAGAGCAGCCTGGCGTTGTGTTTGGCATTTAATACAG AATGACTTAATCCATGCTTGGGGCCTGGATAGGCAACTTGGTTACTGTGCGCAG GGTGATCGGACTGTTAAAGTTGGTGTGGTTGACGAGGAGTATATTGTTCATCTGGGTCTTCCTACACTTGGTGGCTTTTTGGATAGAAGTAAG GAGGGTGATATGTACAAATTTGATAACCGATCTGCA GTGCGGCTGCGATCCTATATTGAAATGGGTATCTTTAGGGATAGGTGGAATAAAGCGGTGAATGAAGACGAATGCTGGGTTGATCCCTTCAACAAATAG
- the LOC131013927 gene encoding uncharacterized protein LOC131013927 isoform X1 yields MKSYCILPLSDPKSRLLSSLIISISLVCGVYFVRSAWLRKDFLKFSPVFGLKTADRDTISHECKENWRPMGTESLPKGIISTSSNMEMHPLWGPVSENNKSHHPTGLLAIAVGIDQKGLVNQIVKKFLENDFVVMLFHYDGVVEKWNDLGWSDRVIHVSVVNQTKWWFAKRFLHPDIVDGYEYIFLWDEDLKLDNFHPGRYLSIVKEEALEISQPALDPGKSEVHHPITVRRQRSRCHRRYYKFKGGGRCDENSTAPPCVGWVELMAPVFSRAAWRCVWHLIQNDLIHAWGLDRQLGYCAQGDRTVKVGVVDEEYIVHLGLPTLGGFLDRSKEGDMYKFDNRSAVRLRSYIEMGIFRDRWNKAVNEDECWVDPFNK; encoded by the exons ATGAAATCTTACTGt ATACTTCCCTTATCAGATCCTAAAAGCAGATTGCTAAGCAGCCTTATCATAAGCATCTCTTTGGTTTGTGGTGTTTACTTCGTTAGAAGTGCATGGCTGAGgaaagattttttaaag TTTTCACCTGTATTCGGGCTGAAGACAGCAGATCGAGATACAATCTCTCATGAATGCAAG GAAAATTGGCGACCCATGGGTACTGAATCTTTGCCAAAAGGAATTATTTCAACGTCTTCAAACATGGAAATGCATCCATTGTGGGGACCTGTTTCTGAGAAT AACAAGTCACATCATCCAACAGGTTTGCTGGCCATTGCAGTTGGGATAGATCAAAAAGGATTGGTGAACCAAATTGTTAAAAAG TTTCTGGAAAATGATTTCGTCGTGATGCTTTTTCATTATGATGGGGTTGTGGAAAAATGGAATGATTTGGGATGGAGTGACAGAGTCATTCATGTCTCTGTCGTAAACCAAACAAAATG GTGGTTTGCCAAACGGTTTCTACATCCGGATATTGTTGATGGCTATGAGTATATTTTTCTGTGGGATGAGGACCTCAAACTTGACAATTTTCATCCAGGAAG ATATCTATCTATAGTCAAGGAAGAAGCCCTCGAAATATCCCAGCCTGCTCTTGATCCTGGTAAATCTGAGGTGCATCATCCGATTACTGTACGAAGACAGAGGTCAAGGTGTCACAG GAGATACTATAAGTTCAAAGGTGGTGGAAGGTGCGATGAAAACAGTACAGCTCCCCCGTGTGTCGG CTGGGTGGAATTGATGGCACCTGTGTTCTCGAGAGCAGCCTGGCGTTGTGTTTGGCATTTAATACAG AATGACTTAATCCATGCTTGGGGCCTGGATAGGCAACTTGGTTACTGTGCGCAG GGTGATCGGACTGTTAAAGTTGGTGTGGTTGACGAGGAGTATATTGTTCATCTGGGTCTTCCTACACTTGGTGGCTTTTTGGATAGAAGTAAG GAGGGTGATATGTACAAATTTGATAACCGATCTGCA GTGCGGCTGCGATCCTATATTGAAATGGGTATCTTTAGGGATAGGTGGAATAAAGCGGTGAATGAAGACGAATGCTGGGTTGATCCCTTCAACAAATAG
- the LOC131013927 gene encoding uncharacterized protein LOC131013927 isoform X4, producing the protein MKSYCILPLSDPKSRLLSSLIISISLVCGVYFVRSAWLRKDFLKFSPVFGLKTADRDTISHECKENWRPMGTESLPKGIISTSSNMEMHPLWGPVSENNKSHHPTGLLAIAVGIDQKGLVNQIVKKFLENDFVVMLFHYDGVVEKWNDLGWSDRVIHVSVVNQTKWWFAKRFLHPDIVDGYEYIFLWDEDLKLDNFHPGRYLSIVKEEALEISQPALDPGKSEVHHPITVRRQRSRCHRRYYKFKGGGRCDENSTAPPCVGWVELMAPVFSRAAWRCVWHLIQNDLIHAWGLDRQLGYCAQGDRTVKVGVVDEEYIVHLGLPTLGGFLDRRG; encoded by the exons ATGAAATCTTACTGt ATACTTCCCTTATCAGATCCTAAAAGCAGATTGCTAAGCAGCCTTATCATAAGCATCTCTTTGGTTTGTGGTGTTTACTTCGTTAGAAGTGCATGGCTGAGgaaagattttttaaag TTTTCACCTGTATTCGGGCTGAAGACAGCAGATCGAGATACAATCTCTCATGAATGCAAG GAAAATTGGCGACCCATGGGTACTGAATCTTTGCCAAAAGGAATTATTTCAACGTCTTCAAACATGGAAATGCATCCATTGTGGGGACCTGTTTCTGAGAAT AACAAGTCACATCATCCAACAGGTTTGCTGGCCATTGCAGTTGGGATAGATCAAAAAGGATTGGTGAACCAAATTGTTAAAAAG TTTCTGGAAAATGATTTCGTCGTGATGCTTTTTCATTATGATGGGGTTGTGGAAAAATGGAATGATTTGGGATGGAGTGACAGAGTCATTCATGTCTCTGTCGTAAACCAAACAAAATG GTGGTTTGCCAAACGGTTTCTACATCCGGATATTGTTGATGGCTATGAGTATATTTTTCTGTGGGATGAGGACCTCAAACTTGACAATTTTCATCCAGGAAG ATATCTATCTATAGTCAAGGAAGAAGCCCTCGAAATATCCCAGCCTGCTCTTGATCCTGGTAAATCTGAGGTGCATCATCCGATTACTGTACGAAGACAGAGGTCAAGGTGTCACAG GAGATACTATAAGTTCAAAGGTGGTGGAAGGTGCGATGAAAACAGTACAGCTCCCCCGTGTGTCGG CTGGGTGGAATTGATGGCACCTGTGTTCTCGAGAGCAGCCTGGCGTTGTGTTTGGCATTTAATACAG AATGACTTAATCCATGCTTGGGGCCTGGATAGGCAACTTGGTTACTGTGCGCAG GGTGATCGGACTGTTAAAGTTGGTGTGGTTGACGAGGAGTATATTGTTCATCTGGGTCTTCCTACACTTGGTGGCTTTTTGGATAGAA GAGGGTGA
- the LOC131013927 gene encoding uncharacterized protein LOC131013927 isoform X3: MKSYCILPLSDPKSRLLSSLIISISLVCGVYFVRSAWLRKDFLKFSPVFGLKTADRDTISHECKENWRPMGTESLPKGIISTSSNMEMHPLWGPVSENNKSHHPTGLLAIAVGIDQKGLVNQIVKKFLENDFVVMLFHYDGVVEKWNDLGWSDRVIHVSVVNQTKWWFAKRFLHPDIVDGYEYIFLWDEDLKLDNFHPGRYLSIVKEEALEISQPALDPGKSEVHHPITVRRQRSRCHRRYYKFKGGGRCDENSTAPPCVGWVELMAPVFSRAAWRCVWHLIQNDLIHAWGLDRQLGYCAQGDRTVKVGVVDEEYIVHLGLPTLGGFLDRSKIKKKTELRDQSSRRSKSLSDLELLV; the protein is encoded by the exons ATGAAATCTTACTGt ATACTTCCCTTATCAGATCCTAAAAGCAGATTGCTAAGCAGCCTTATCATAAGCATCTCTTTGGTTTGTGGTGTTTACTTCGTTAGAAGTGCATGGCTGAGgaaagattttttaaag TTTTCACCTGTATTCGGGCTGAAGACAGCAGATCGAGATACAATCTCTCATGAATGCAAG GAAAATTGGCGACCCATGGGTACTGAATCTTTGCCAAAAGGAATTATTTCAACGTCTTCAAACATGGAAATGCATCCATTGTGGGGACCTGTTTCTGAGAAT AACAAGTCACATCATCCAACAGGTTTGCTGGCCATTGCAGTTGGGATAGATCAAAAAGGATTGGTGAACCAAATTGTTAAAAAG TTTCTGGAAAATGATTTCGTCGTGATGCTTTTTCATTATGATGGGGTTGTGGAAAAATGGAATGATTTGGGATGGAGTGACAGAGTCATTCATGTCTCTGTCGTAAACCAAACAAAATG GTGGTTTGCCAAACGGTTTCTACATCCGGATATTGTTGATGGCTATGAGTATATTTTTCTGTGGGATGAGGACCTCAAACTTGACAATTTTCATCCAGGAAG ATATCTATCTATAGTCAAGGAAGAAGCCCTCGAAATATCCCAGCCTGCTCTTGATCCTGGTAAATCTGAGGTGCATCATCCGATTACTGTACGAAGACAGAGGTCAAGGTGTCACAG GAGATACTATAAGTTCAAAGGTGGTGGAAGGTGCGATGAAAACAGTACAGCTCCCCCGTGTGTCGG CTGGGTGGAATTGATGGCACCTGTGTTCTCGAGAGCAGCCTGGCGTTGTGTTTGGCATTTAATACAG AATGACTTAATCCATGCTTGGGGCCTGGATAGGCAACTTGGTTACTGTGCGCAG GGTGATCGGACTGTTAAAGTTGGTGTGGTTGACGAGGAGTATATTGTTCATCTGGGTCTTCCTACACTTGGTGGCTTTTTGGATAGAAGTAAG ataaagaaaaaaaccgAATTACGTGATCAATCTTCACGTCGTTCTAAGAGTCTGTCGGATTTAGAATTGTTGGTATGA